From the genome of Ptychodera flava strain L36383 chromosome 20, AS_Pfla_20210202, whole genome shotgun sequence, one region includes:
- the LOC139119939 gene encoding ATPase PAAT-like, which yields MERLQNCWASISWKEDSAGIDINSILQRDIQDTCDQTEDLFTIATRGVNLSAPDAEKLEPCILQLSCQQNFHIITVSTVSDAKHTEVYNNNNEYSGTVRGQSFTSDNDDPNRADVLYRGEWTFEKPVNQCAVKFLSLKDKCRMKLYHIKVVLEQLKEQEAKRGVGILPSQPTVDMSQVRLLLGSMNQDTDEKTQQLMSSIEEYQKNKSAMYEDIQGLMQGSVASQSTKESSNAASSALGMLSMFSKLSALQGKQTPTMNMPAPMAMPETNSDSDNRAAMFSMMKNICGEVTRMRADIREEEMRKEEEGNEKNKESLNVERTVRDNNMPDERTEDWLSQMEDRAYLMQRIDEAEKRIMDRVESGLAALQSHFDERLDALLLMLTQKFNTNSAELPVD from the exons ATGGAAAGACTTCAAAATTGCTGGGCTTCCATATCATGGAAGGAAGATTCTGCCGGGATCGACATAAACTCCATATTACAACGGGACATACAAGATACATG TGATCAGACTGAAGATCTCTTCACAATAGCAACCAGAGGTGTCAACTTGTCAGCTCCTGATGCAGAAAAACTGGAACCCTGTATTCTTCAGTTGTCATGCCAACAAAACTTTCACATAATCACAGTTTCCACGGTCAGTGATGCAAAACACACAGAAGtgtataacaataacaatgaataTAGTGGAACAGTCCGGGGTCAGTCTTTCACATCTGACAATGATGACCCCAACAGAGCAGACGTACTGTATAGAGGTGAATGGACGTTTGAAAAACCAGTCAACCAATGTGCAGTCAAG tttttgtcACTGAAAGACAAATGTCGCATGAAATTGTACCATATTAAGGTGGTGTTAGAGCAATTAAAAGAGCAAGAAGCAAAGCGTGGAGTTGGCATTCTGCCAAGCCAGCCTACAGTAGACATGTCACAGGTCAGACTCTTACTAGGATCCATGAACCAAGACACAGATGAGAAAACACAGCAACTGATGTCATCAATAGAAGAATATCAAAAG AACAAGAGTGCAATGTACGAGGACATCCAAGGACTGATGCAGGGTTCTGTTGCCTCACAATCTACAAAGGAATCTTCAAACGCTGCGAGCAGTGCCCTTGGAATGCTATCCATGTTCAGTAAACTGTCTGCTTTACAGGGGAAACAAACGCCTACTATGAACATGCCAGCGCCAATGGCAATGCCGGAGACAAACTCTGATTCCGACAATAGAGCAGCTATGTTTTCCATGATGAAAAACATCTGTGGAGAAGTTACGCGGATGAGGGCGGACATCAGAGAGGAAGAAATGAGGAAAGAGGAGGAAGGTAACGAGAAGAACAAGGAAAGCCTGAATGTGGAAAGAACTGTCAG GGACAATAATATGCCAGATGAAAGAACAGAGGACTGGTTGTCGCAGATGGAAGACAGAGCATATCTTATGCAGAGGATTGATGAAGCTGAGAAAAGGATCATGGACAGAGTTGAATCAGGCTTGGCTGCATTACAAAGCCATTTTGATGAAAGACTGGATGCTCTGCTGCTGATGTTAACACAGAAGTTTAATACCAACTCTGCTGAGCTTCCTGTAGATTGA